AGGAAATTATTTTTGGTGATATGAATGCCAGTATAGGAAGAAGCCATGACAGGGAACAAGCTACAACGCTTGCCATAGATTATATCAGAAAATATGGTTTTGAAGAAAATTACCAGGCAACCTACAATTTGGAAGACTATCCTCACCGCATGCAGCAGCACATTACTGATGAAAGAGTTGAAAAGCTAATGCAGGAACTGGCAAAAAAAACGAGGGAAGACCTTACCTTACATATAGACCTACTGAAAAGCCTGAGCAAAATACTTAGTGAAAAAGGAAGCATGTCTCCGAAAGAAATTTATGACATTGCTATAAAATATACATTAAAGGTTAGTATTCAAGAGGAAGGCTATTTACACATTGCTAATTATCATAACCTACTAAATTCCTAGAGAAAAAATCTATAGAAATAGAAAAACTCATTTAAAAATTCAACCCTTTTAGTTAATTCTGAGAGGGTTTTTATTTTTAATTTTATACTACTAAAAATAAATAATCATGAAAAATTTACTTTTCACATGGGTACTGCTTATTAGCTGTACAGTTTCTCCTACATTAAAAGCTCAAGGCTCAGAACCTTTTTTAGGACAAATTGCATTTGTACCTTATAATTTTGCCCCGCTAGGATGGGCTGAATGCAACGGACAGATTATGTCGATTGCCCAAAACACCGCTCTTTTCTCACTTCTAGGAACTACTTATGGTGGTAATGGAACCACAACATTCGCATTGCCGGACATGAGAGGAAGGGTACTTGTCCATAGTGGCCAAAGCGCCTCGAGTGGAACTACCTACACCATGGGAGAAATCGGCGGAGCAGAAAGCGTAACATTAACAGTTACACAAATGCCGGCTCATTCTCATACAGTAAGTGCCGTAACCGCTGAGGGGAATCAAAATACTCCTACCGGTAATATTCCTGCAGACACAAAACTTCTTGATAAGGAATATTCTGACGCAACATCCAATACAACGATGGGAAGCTCTATGATAAAGCCAGCAGGAGGAAACCAGCCTCATGAAAACAGGCCTCCTTTTATTACCTTAAAGTGTATCATTGCATTGAATGGCATTTTTCCATCACACAATTAATCTAATTGTCATGAAAAATCTCTATTTATTATGTTTGGCTTTTGTAGGCTCAGCTACAGCCCAAACAATAACCTTTAATGGATGTCATAACCTGTTTGATAATCAGAATTTTATTTTCAATAAAACCGGCACGGATTCAAACAGTAAAAATATTTATATGACGACTCCTATTGATGGACAGCCTTGTGGAGGACTAGGAAGCTGTGAGTTTAAAATCCAGTGGAATAACACTTTAACGAGATGGGAATTTCTTGCAGATGAAGGAAACGGAACATTTACCAATCCCACCTTAATGTACTATAATTCAACCGGGAATAATGCGCTTGCTTTACCTCCTGGCAATAGTATTGGCTCTTGGATTGAAAATATTGCAGAAACAAACGGTCAATGTGGAGGAAATCTGAATGCTGTAAATTCAACAATGACAGGTGATGTTCAAAGTCCTACGTTAGGAACCCTCGAGCTTACAAAAAGTAAAATCCAAATCTATCCCAACCCGGTTGTGGACATCATTAGAGTTTCAGGCATTGATGATGGCCAGACTATTCAAATTTATAATATCGACGGACGCCTCATAAGATCTGAAAATTTTGATTCAAGAATTAATATTTCACAGCTTATTTCAGGAATGTATATATTAAGAATTACAACTAAAAGTTTTCAATCTTATGAATTTAAATTTTTAAAAAAATAAATAATGCTTCTTTGAAAATTTACATAAGTGTCAGGAATTTCAAAAGTTTTTATTATTAGTACCAAAAAAAATGCCTCCTTAAAATGGAGGCATTCTTTTTTTATATTGATTAAAACTATTTAATAATCAATTTAGAAGTTTTGTTCTCTTTTCCGTTAGAAACCTGAATCATATAAACTCCTTTTTCAAGCTGCTGGTTTACTTTGAAAACGCCATTTCCTTCTTCAGATACTGATGGACTTGCCACCAATCTTCCCGCCATATCAGAAATTGAAACTTTCAAATTCTTAGCATTTTTAGCCTTGATGAAAACTTTATCTCCCGTAGCAACAGGGTTAGGGTAAATTGTTAAATCACCATTATCAGCTTTCACCTCACTTGTTCCTAGGTTGGTAACAAATTTCACTGTATAATCTTCAATCTGACCATACTTTAATTGTCCACAAGGAGACATACCTGGATTCTCATCATCTACAAGCACTCTCATTCTAAGTGGAGTATTAAGTACTGCTGTAGCAGGAGCTGTAACTGTAGTACTGTAGGAACCTATTGCTGTAGCTGGATCCGCAACAATATTGTCACCAGAACCAACAAGCTCAGAAGCTTCAAATGTTCCGTTATTATTAAAATCAATCCAAACTCTCACATCATTCTCTGAACCCGACACGTTAATCTGAAGATTATGTGTACCAGTTGCTGAAAGTTCAGTAGATGTAGCTTTCAAGCAGCTTGCCCCTGTATAATCTTCATAAAATTTAGGTGCACCAGCCCAATATCCTACAGAACCGTTATTTATATTTCCTAACTTTACCAAAGTAGGTCCTACAAAATAATTAGCAGGAGTTATTACCCCAGTTGGATTACATGTAGCAGCAATAGGAGTTCCAATCGAAGTAGTCGCAGAAGGTGCAGTTGCACCTAATGAAGTACTTAACGCTCCTCTTAATAAGAAGAAATTAAGAGCTGCTTTGTCGTGTTGCCCATTTGTAAATTTGAATGCTATCGGGTTTGTATAATTCATCATATTATACTGTACTCCCTGATAATTGGTCCCTGTACAATAATTCATATCATTATTGGTAGGTGCCGGATCGTTAAGTAAACTTCTTGATCTTTCTGTATCACAAACCCCATCATCATCTACAGAGCAATCGTTAGTAGTTGGTGGACAAAAAGTAGTAGTAGTATCTCCTTGTGGAGCATCAGGGTTTACATTTCCAAAAGTATGAAGTAATCCCATACTATGCCCAAACTCATGAGCTAAAGTAATATCATCCTGTAGTGTCACTACAAAAGATTTCATGAAAGATTCGTATGACGAATCAGGGTTCTGAGGTAGTCCTGCCCATCCCATAATTCCGTATTGCCCACCACCATCTACTTTATTCATAATATAGATATTAAAATAAGAAGCTTCCGGCCAATGGGGAGCAATCGTTTTTACTTGTGCAGTAGTAACTCCATTTGTTCCATTACGCTTTATTCCATACTCATTATACCCCGTAAGTGTACCTCCATTATATCTGATGATCCCTGTAGTTGCATTACAACTAGGATCTCTTTTAGCCAAAACTAATTTTA
This genomic interval from Chryseobacterium joostei contains the following:
- a CDS encoding phage tail protein: MKNLLFTWVLLISCTVSPTLKAQGSEPFLGQIAFVPYNFAPLGWAECNGQIMSIAQNTALFSLLGTTYGGNGTTTFALPDMRGRVLVHSGQSASSGTTYTMGEIGGAESVTLTVTQMPAHSHTVSAVTAEGNQNTPTGNIPADTKLLDKEYSDATSNTTMGSSMIKPAGGNQPHENRPPFITLKCIIALNGIFPSHN
- a CDS encoding T9SS type A sorting domain-containing protein, which encodes MKNLYLLCLAFVGSATAQTITFNGCHNLFDNQNFIFNKTGTDSNSKNIYMTTPIDGQPCGGLGSCEFKIQWNNTLTRWEFLADEGNGTFTNPTLMYYNSTGNNALALPPGNSIGSWIENIAETNGQCGGNLNAVNSTMTGDVQSPTLGTLELTKSKIQIYPNPVVDIIRVSGIDDGQTIQIYNIDGRLIRSENFDSRINISQLISGMYILRITTKSFQSYEFKFLKK
- a CDS encoding GEVED domain-containing protein, with product MKKTFLYGAMLFSLTLSAQQKKDWCDFDTEQRGNKKQNQEIDEMIRNIRNRIVTSNQNSNAKNGGAFKTVNGVYEIPVVVHVIAPTDAAIGSAYNKSDVQIQAWLDRCNAMYAGTYQWAQGVPADFGNAATMPIKLVLAKRDPSCNATTGIIRYNGGTLTGYNEYGIKRNGTNGVTTAQVKTIAPHWPEASYFNIYIMNKVDGGGQYGIMGWAGLPQNPDSSYESFMKSFVVTLQDDITLAHEFGHSMGLLHTFGNVNPDAPQGDTTTTFCPPTTNDCSVDDDGVCDTERSRSLLNDPAPTNNDMNYCTGTNYQGVQYNMMNYTNPIAFKFTNGQHDKAALNFFLLRGALSTSLGATAPSATTSIGTPIAATCNPTGVITPANYFVGPTLVKLGNINNGSVGYWAGAPKFYEDYTGASCLKATSTELSATGTHNLQINVSGSENDVRVWIDFNNNGTFEASELVGSGDNIVADPATAIGSYSTTVTAPATAVLNTPLRMRVLVDDENPGMSPCGQLKYGQIEDYTVKFVTNLGTSEVKADNGDLTIYPNPVATGDKVFIKAKNAKNLKVSISDMAGRLVASPSVSEEGNGVFKVNQQLEKGVYMIQVSNGKENKTSKLIIK